TGATCAGGGGTAGCCGTGAGTGTAACCTCATCACCCTCATAGTAGGTGTGGTCGCCATCAGCAGGGTCGATGGTTCCGTTGCCCGAGTGACTCAAGCTGAGTGTGTAGGTTGGTATGGCAACACCGGTAACCACAATATCATCAATTTTAGAGATGCCCGCAGCATCAACCGTTCCTCCTGCCGAATTGGTATTGGAGGTCATAATCCAACGAAGGGTAATCATGTCGGAGGCATTCCACGCCTCTGAAGGAATATCCACGCTTGCCAACACACCTGTTGTCCAGTCGTTCTTCACTGTAAGAGCAGCACTTGGAACATCGGTAAAGTCACCATCGCCAATCTTGTACTGCAGCTTAAAATCCTGAGGTCCAGGATTGGTTCCGCCAGACTGCTGCTTCGAGGAAATTTTGAGGTTACCATAGCCTTGTGTGGAGAACTGCACATACCAATACTTGGTGTCCGCACCATTATCCCAGCCAACGGTTTGAGCCGCATTGTCGGTAAACCCATTCTTCCAAGCAATAGTTCTGCCTGACTCAGTTCCCAAGGTGGCTACACCCACATTGGCAGTGGTTCCCTGATCGGCCAACACAGAGCTGGTTGCAAAACTCCAGCCTGCAACTACATCCTGCGCCCAGCTCAACGATGTTGATAGCGCAGTAATAGCAAGAATTAGTAAAGCTTTTTTCATGTTTTTTTGGTGTTTTTGAATTATCGTTCAATGATTTTAAACTTCCACCTTGCAGGTTTTACACTCTTCAATTAACCTTGCACGGTTGTTTGCCTTTACTCTATTTTTAGTTTTTTTTTAAAAGTTAAATCGAATTCCAGCCATAAAAAACCGACCGGGACACTGCTCCCCCTTCTTATCGAGGAACTGAGCATTAAAAAGATTTTGAACATCAGCCCACAACTTCAAACCTAGCGGTAGCGAATGCTCTGCATGCAAATCAACCGTTTGGTAATCGGCCAGCCTCTGAGTATTCACATCATCAATCCACTGCCTTCCAACATAGCTATAGGTTATACCCAGCGTGTTTCTTTTTCCATTATAAACTATGCCTGCACTGGCGAGGTAGTCGGGCACTTCAGAAATTGCCATTCCCTTAAGATTAGTAGCAGCAATTTTTGAATCAAACTTTACAATTTTAGATGTAGAGGTTGAAGCACTCACCCGAACCATCCATCGTGTGTATGGCTGCCAACGAATGCTACCCTC
The DNA window shown above is from Williamwhitmania sp. and carries:
- a CDS encoding T9SS type A sorting domain-containing protein, with protein sequence MKKALLILAITALSTSLSWAQDVVAGWSFATSSVLADQGTTANVGVATLGTESGRTIAWKNGFTDNAAQTVGWDNGADTKYWYVQFSTQGYGNLKISSKQQSGGTNPGPQDFKLQYKIGDGDFTDVPSAALTVKNDWTTGVLASVDIPSEAWNASDMITLRWIMTSNTNSAGGTVDAAGISKIDDIVVTGVAIPTYTLSLSHSGNGTIDPADGDHTYYEGDEVTLTATPDQGWAFEKWVVNGADVTTATTQVTVSASISAMAYFTETTGIEEVSSAVSVYPNPSKGTFYLKNMSGVKSVEIYSIIGKMVASKQITSANDFISTSLPKGCYMMKIDRDNGKCDVRKVIIN